One part of the Ursus arctos isolate Adak ecotype North America unplaced genomic scaffold, UrsArc2.0 scaffold_20, whole genome shotgun sequence genome encodes these proteins:
- the CHST2 gene encoding carbohydrate sulfotransferase 2: MSRSPLRALPPGAPPRLLPAAPAAAPRALLPPWPRRPGRRWPASPLGMKVFRRKALVLCAGYALLLVLTMLNLLDYKWHKEPLQQCSPDGPLGAAAGAAGGGWGRPGPPPAVPPRAHTRLDPRTPYRPPAAAAVGAAPPAVAGAAGAVALPRNGTRGTGGGGEKRQLVYVFTTWRSGSSFFGELFNQNPEVFFLYEPVWHVWQKLYPGDAVSLQGAARDMLSALYRCDLSVFQLYSPAGSGGRNLTTLGIFGAATNKVVCSSPLCPAYRKEVVGLVDDRVCKKCPPQRLARFEEECRKYRTLVIKGVRVFDVAVLAPLLRDPALDLKVIHLVRDPRAVASSRIRSRHGLIRESLQVVRSRDPRAHRMPFLEAAGHKLGVKKEGVGGPADYHALGAMEVICNSMAKTLQTALQPPDWLQGHYLVVRYEDLVGDPVKTLRRVYDFVGLLVSPEMEQFALNMTSGSGSSSKPFVVSARNATQAANAWRTALTFQQIKQVEEFCYQPMAVLGYERVNSPEEVKDLSKTLLRKPRL; the protein is encoded by the coding sequence ATGAGCCGCAGCCCACTGCGAGCCCTGCCCCCGGGCGCGCCCCCCCGGTTGCTCCCGGCCGCGCCTGCCGCCGCGCCGCGCGCCCTGCTCCCGCCGTGGCCCCGGCGCCCGGGCCGTCGCTGGCCCGCGTCCCCGCTCGGAATGAAGGTGTTCCGCAGGAAGGCGCTGGTGCTGTGCGCGGGCTATGCGCTGCTGCTGGTGCTCACCATGCTCAACCTCCTGGACTACAAGTGGCACAAGGAGCCGCTGCAGCAGTGCAGCCCCGACGGGCCGCTGGGTGCCGCGGCGGGAGCGGCTGGAGGCGGCTGGGGGCGCCCGGGGCCTCCTCCGGCAGTGCCACCCCGCGCACACACGCGCTTGGACCCCCGTACTCCGTACCGCCCTCCTGCAGCCGCCGCCGTCGGGGCGGCTCCCCCCGCAGTAGCGGGGGCAGCGGGGGCCGTGGCCCTTCCCCGCAATGGCACTCGGGGCACCGGGGGTGGCGGAGAGAAGAGGCAGTTGGTGTATGTGTTCACCACGTGGCGCTCGGGCTCGTCTTTCTTCGGTGAGCTCTTCAACCAGAATCCCGAGGTGTTCTTTCTCTACGAGCCAGTGTGGCACGTGTGGCAAAAACTGTACCCAGGGGACGCTGTTTCCCTGCAAGGGGCTGCGCGGGACATGCTGAGCGCTCTCTATCGCTGCGACCTCTCGGTCTTCCAGCTGTACAGCCCCGCGGGCAGCGGAGGGCGCAACCTCACCACGCTGGGCATCTTCGGTGCAGCCACGAACAAGGTGGTGTGCTCCTCGCCACTCTGCCCCGCCTACCGCAAAGAGGTCGTGGGGCTGGTGGACGATCGGGTGTGCAAGAAGTGCCCGCCGCAGCGCCTGGCGCGCTTCGAGGAGGAGTGCCGCAAGTACCGCACGCTGGTCATCAAGGGCGTGCGTGTCTTCGACGTGGCCGTGTTGGCGCCGCTGCTGCGCGACCCTGCCCTGGACCTCAAGGTCATCCACCTAGTGCGCGATCCGCGTGCCGTGGCCAGCTCACGCATCCGCTCGCGCCACGGGCTCATCCGTGAGAGCCTTCAGGTGGTGCGCAGCCGGGACCCGCGAGCCCACCGCATGCCCTTCCTAGAGGCCGCTGGCCACAAGCTGGGCGTGAAGAAGGAGGGTGTGGGCGGCCCGGCAGACTACCACGCGCTTGGCGCTATGGAGGTCATCTGCAACAGCATGGCCAAGACACTGCAGACGGCCCTGCAGCCCCCTGACTGGCTGCAAGGCCACTACCTGGTAGTGCGGTACGAGGACCTGGTGGGAGACCCCGTCAAGACCCTACGGAGGGTGTACGACTTTGTGGGGCTGCTGGTGAGCCCCGAAATGGAACAGTTTGCCCTAAACATGACCAGTGGCTCAGGCTCATCCTCTAAGCCGTTCGTGGTGTCCGCGCGCAATGCCACGCAGGCGGCCAACGCCTGGCGGACGGCGCTCACGTTCCAGCAGATCAAACAGGTGGAGGAGTTTTGCTACCAGCCCATGGCGGTGCTGGGCTATGAGCGGGTCAATAGCCCCGAGGAGGTCAAAGACCTCAGTAAGACCCTGCTCCGGAAGCCCCGGCTCTGA